A window of Branchiostoma floridae strain S238N-H82 chromosome 9, Bfl_VNyyK, whole genome shotgun sequence genomic DNA:
GGTTGTGAGGCCCCATTATTTGGTTTTGACTCCTACTGTGTCCACTTCAAACAAACCTACCAGAATTCCCCACATTTCAGTATTCATTGGGACAGAGCAGCCTAGTTGGACTGGAACAATGTAATCTGAAAGTACACTATAGACTATTTGAGAGCAATTGAAGTGAGCTTTGCCCCAAGTTCGtgtcttttttttggaaaaggtTGAGAAATTTTAGCAATAAGTAGAACCTATTAGTCTGGAAGACATTCTTCTTTTATACTCTTGCTTGCCAGATAAGTGCTTTGATCGACGTCAGGACTTTGACTGAGAAAGTCATTACAGTTGACATAAACTTTATATTGTTTCTCTAATCTGGTTGAAGACTTTGGAGCCTGTCTGAAATCTCGTACAAATAGGAAAACCCAGAGGAAATAGATGCTACTGGAAAAGTTTGGGGAATGATTTTCTATGAACTGTAACCTGTTCTAAATAAAGGAGTGGGATTTTATCTACATAAAAAGAATAACATTGTCCCTTTCCCCTCATTGTCAACAAGCACCTATAGTATATTTGGAGTGTGATGCTTTTGCTGGTTGGTAGTGGAATTCCTGAAAGGATAGCTAGTGGTCTTGCCTGAATGAAGTTCTCTGACTGTTTGAAGCcaaatacacaatgtcatgtacttcCAGCTAATCTATCCAAATGTCAAGTCTCCTACATTACAATGGAAGCTTTTACTCAGGGTGTGACAATGTTATTGAAAACCCACAGCAAAGAGGATTTCTTGTTATAGTTAGAGCTACCTACATCCCTCTAAGTCTCTGATAACAAGCCTTCCAAGTAGGCTGCCCAGTTTCTGAACTCCTGGGATTTGTTTGGAACTTACGTCCTGTCCTATATGGCTCTTTTGTGTTACAAGCCATGGCAGAGTTTTAGGACTCCAATGTCCAGGATTTGACATATTCACTGTCTTCTGTGAGCATAGTTTTTATGTGCATGATCCTAGATAGAACTATACTAAAATTGTATCAAGAACACTCATTTAGATCATAATTTCTTGATAGGTGATTTGAATCAATGCCCTCAACAAGTGCAGTTAGCAACTAAGTGGCTTTTTATTGGACACTAAATTGAAAGTTGGCCAAATAACTCAAGTCAAGTCTGGCAAAATATCAGCAATTCACAAGTTAATTGATAGATAACTGACATAGTGTTGCAAAATAATAGGCATGCTTTGTGTGTTCCTATATAAAGGCCTGGAGACTctcaaacatgacaaaaatgccaAGTGGTCTTAACTCATATCTTAGCCTAATTTCCTCTTTTCTCTCATTAATTCTGTTACCTGAATCACAACAGTTAAACATGTATCATGTGAGGTTATATATCCTACCATGTTGTAAGCTCATGAGGCTGTGATATCAATAGTGTGATTGGCAATGGCTGTCCTTATAACCACACAGCAAATCCCTGTGTGCTGGACCTGTCATGTCAAGCTGACAGCTTGTCCTAACAGCCTCATGCCTGTGTAGTGTTGTTTGCTTAAATATTTTGATAAAAGAGGCTTAATCAGGTTTTGGAATCACTAATTCACTCTGATTTAAAACCTTTGTTCCTTCCTTAGACTCTGATGCTTAAATTTTTGATAAAGAATTGGAAACACAATGACAGGCTGACTGTATTTGAAACTAATATGTTTTGCTCAAAGATTTTACCAGCAAAATGCACATAAAATACATCTGTTACGCAAGTTGCTGTCTTTTCTAACATCTTTGTTCAGAATCACTCTATTGTTGCAATctgaaaatttgaatatttgcATTGACGTTGCATCAGTTTGTGTTAGCCATTTCGCTGAATTTCTCAGGGCAAGGTCAAACATGTCCAGTGTAATTACTTCCATATCTCAAGGTCAAGATTTGGTCAGTAACTGCAGGGTATTTGAAGTTTTAAGGACTTTGTACAGTAATATTTCTTCCCATCAGTGGACATGACTCAAAAGTTGGGTGTTTAGGGAACCAAATGATAGAGGTACATCCATGTGGATGTTCTCATTGTGAACTTAACGTGACGAAATGATCATCAATTGCCAAAGGCAAGGAATAAAATTTTCACAACTAATCCAATGAATAAGCATCCTTTTGATTTACTAAATTCAAAGGTCAGGCAGGAGCTGTATATGTAGTATAGGTATGAAATGTTTCTTGCCATATTGGCTCTAATGTGGGAATATGAATTAATATTGTATTAATGGCTAATGATATTTAACTTATTACAATTAGCATTATAGCAATGAGTGCTCATGATTGTCCGAGATGTATAGTCTATTAACTGCTTGTCAttcaaatttgtgttgtttactCATTAGAAAGGGGGTCTAAGAAGCTGAAACCCCACAAAAATATGGATTAGCCCAAATGACAAGTCTCCATCAGCATGAAAATCACAGTAATAACAGTCACTCCTGAGCAAGTTACTACATCTGCTGAAGGCTGCAGGCCCCTCAGGTTAACTTGGGTGTAACACTCCCCACCTGTTCAAATAGCTGCTGTCTCTCAGATGAAAGTTGCCATAGTTTAGAGGTGGGGGGGGAAGTTGACATGGTGGCAAACAGCCTGCTTTCTCCATCCTGTCCTATATGTGCCAAAATGTTGTCAGGGCAGATTAACACATTAGTAACCATCTCTGGTGGACAAGTCAGGTCAGCACTACCGGAACTTCATCATACTTTGTTCTTCTGTAAGAATCGGgcattgttttgaaaattgtCTTCTGTAGCAGTCATCCTTTTTCCTTtctccctttctttctttttcttgataCCTTTTGTCCTCTGTCTTATCTTTCTCCTTCACTTTCTCTTCATTTTCTGTTCTCTTTTATTTCTCTTTCCCatcttctttcttttattcttttccCCATCCACATGTAATTATCATTTTCTCCCTTTCCCtttgctttattttcttttttcccaccTGGGGTGTTTGATTTCATACCAGTtattgttctttgtttgtttttttcattcccCACCAGAATTTGTATTCTGCATTCTTCGTTGAATTTACGAGTATCCTGTTCATGGTGGAAGACCTTGCATTTCGATCTCCACTTCCCACATTGCCATCCGGTGGTCTGTTTTTTTACCAGACAACATCTACATGCAAGCATGCCACCTATTCCAGCACACTCTCGCCAACTCTGATCATGTTTCCACAGTATAAACCGGCCTTCCACAGACTCAGATTCTGAGGAGGAGTAACACTTGCCAGAACTCAGGGTAGAGAAATATTTACCTGGCCACCAAGGCCTCTGTGTTACAACAGTAAAGAAGAGTAGGTAAACTTTTCCAGGGGAAGAACAACTTGTACCTGTGCCAAAACTTACGCTGGTGTGTATATACACATCCCCTCAAATGTAGGGCAGTTGTGTGTTAACATGCTACAGGAAGGCAGGAAGAAAGGCTGGTCTTGTCTGGCTTACTGTGAGCCTTAAGAGTCTGCTTTGTATGGAGTGAAAAAAGTCTTGAGGAAAGAACCTGTTAATTTGGGATTTCTTCAAGATACACATAGATACAGGGTGGTATGGTATGTaacactaattcacctttatccgcggggtaacctttatccgttgaaaaaaaaaaggagtattcggggatatcaagttgacagacggttatttcagactggaatgctatgaaaacattgcaatatgaaaccaacgtccgtcgactagatatccGTAAATACCTCGcttttaaaaagaacggataaaggttaccatgcagataaaggtgaactaccgttactTCAGGACTGTTACTGTAAGTTGTAACCAAGCTTTCCACACAAAATTTTTGCATTTCCAAATTATAACTTCTTTGCTACATGCCTTATATCATGACATGAATATCAAGGAGTCCAATGATAACCTTCATCATTTTACAAGGCATTGAACCAGTTTTCACAGATGTCCTTAAAATGCACAAATGTCCTTAAAGGCCTTCGCCTTGAACTTCCTGAACATTTTTCACTATCAGATGATGTCACAGCTGCTCGGAATGTCATTTCCATCCTTCCTAAGTTTGGCAAGGGAAGCAAAGGATGGCAAAACTAAGCCTATTAGTTGGGATGCATACATTCCTGTGAACATGGGTATCTATGAAATAATATCAGCCACTGTAGCTTGCCAAGAGGTATAGGGAAGAATCCACTGTACTGCTAACATTGCTGTAACAGGTATtccattttgcaaaaaaagtgaGTACAACACATTAATGTTGGAATTTAGGTGATACATTCCCAAAGGGAATTTAGCTTCAACAGATTCGTGTCACTCAGATCTTAAAATTCCTTCTCCTTATTGTGTGTGGACAGATTCCAGTGGAGTTTTCTAACCTCATCTCAGCCAGTCTGTGCAAACAAGGACTACTGTCTGCTCACTTCATCATCCTGTCACATAAATGTTGTCTGTGCTCGGAGCCCAGCCACAAACATGGCCAGAATGTCCCACAAGATGCCGAAAACTTCCACGACTAGATTTAAGAATGTTAGGGTCTAGACGTACACCAGGGTCTTAGATGTCTCCCCTTACATAGACTACTTGTTAGCACGGTGTCAACAGAACTTTGAGCTTTGTCGTAGAAGTCACATATATTTAAGTTGGTTCACaagaacatacaaaatgtagatgctGCACTCCCATATCAGGCTATCACTGAAAGCTTCTTGCTTTGAGTTTGGGTTGACAAATATAAGAAAAGCTATATAAGCTGGCATATCTTTACTCCATACTTTTGTAAGGAGAAAAAAAGGCCTGTCAAACTAATGACTAATTTGGCATGTCTAATAAGTGTCTAAACCTGCACCCACCGTCAAATGTTTAAGAATCATAGATACTTTTACGTTAACATCAACATGTACCTTTGTAGCGGTATGACCATAACAGGGACAATGTATGATACTAAAATCTACCAGTCATTCAAAGTAGTCCCTAAACCTTGACCATTGCTAGCAATCTGTACCAGATTTGAAACATTGTATAATAGGCCCACATCTCATCCTGTAATGCAGACATGCCAACACTGAAGTGTCCTGGCATTACATACCTGTTTCTTCACAAGGTTGTTCTGGACGTCAGTCATCTAGTGTTACCCAAAGTTCCTGTCCTGATTTTACATGTAACTACCAACTGAAGTCAAACACAAGAGGAACCGCTATTTGTCCATAAAGTTTTGCTTTGTAGAGCATTTAAGGTACAATCGCACCAGAACAATCTTAAAACTTACCTTTCCCTGAAGTGCTGTTGATCCCACTTGGCTGAAAGGCTGCACTTCTCCTGTTATTCCAAGTTCCAGGCTTGCTTTGATGCGTGCTGTTTGAAGATCCTTGCAGCTAAAACCAACAAGGCCAGTCTGTACCTTCCTTTGAAGGTCCCCTCTTTAAAGTCTGCTTCAGTAGTCCACACCCTTAGGTCCGAAGGGTCTGATAGGGAGATTCAGCAACACCTTATTGTATGCCTACTGCCTACCTGCCTTATTGTATGGCCTTGTTTCAATTAGATTACACTTTCCTCTGGCACTTTACTTGAAAGTTACCTTATTTCATCTTGTAAGGTTAGGTCAATTTTCATCATATTACATTTGCTGGGATTTATGCATAACATACTGCTGTACTTGAATCCTCTGTAAGAGCCTCCTGTCTCTGGAAGAAGAAACCATGTGTAGCCAACAAGCTGTAACCTATCAGGCTCAGAAACCCTGCAAGGGTGGAGAATGGAGTACTGCAGGAGGGTGCAAATGGGGTTTACACATTAAACTTAAGAGTTGGAGGCTTGATATTTAAGTCTGATATGTAAGTATTCGgtgttttgtattgaaacaAGTTTTCATTATACAGTAAGTTGTACAGTTGCTTTccttttgaaatgaaatgaagcaTACCAATGTCCCCAATGATGTCTTCTAATAGTTTGAAGAAGACTTTTGGATAACTATAGGACACTTACATGATCATTGAAGCAAAAGGAAAATGTGTTAAATCACAGTTTTCAAAACTGTCACATTTATAGTTATAGATTTATAGTTATAGTCACAGTTATAGATTCAGACAGTTATTTTGATGATGTATATATTTTCCCCACACTTTTCATGTAACGTGAACCAAAAGGTTGGAAATTCCAGCCAACTGACATCAAACTTCAAAGCTATATATCCTGACCCCGCGACCCCTTGTGGGAACCTGGGTGATTATAAGTTAACAAGGTTGCAGTAGGATATTTACCTGGGGAATACCAGAAATGGTTAACATTCTTAATGGCTTTCTGTAACTCTCAATATAAAGAGATGCTTGTGGGGAAAAAATCTAACAGTTAAGCTGGGATTGTTTTTACCTGAAATATTAATACTGATTATAGCCAACTATGGAAGATTTTTTATTTGAGTATAGTGTATAATAGAATGTAATGAAGGATTTATCGAATTTTGGACGGAAATCGAAGTATAAAGTCTTGTAAAGCTATATTAGAAAAAAGCAAACAATGTAGACTTGAATCTGCATAAAAGTCTTgcaaactactttttttttcacatccaCTAAGAGGCTGTGAGCAAAAACTAATAATCcatgtacaaaaaaagtcaTAGGATGTCTCAATTACCGACTATTAAACCACAAACAATTACAAAGGAATGACAACTCTTCAACTTAGATTCAATTGCGAACCCTTGTAAACTCTTCTAACTTTGTAAAGAGCCTTGTAAGTTGTAGCTTTTACAAAAACACAATTAGCCTTGATTGTACGGGGACATGGTGCCTTCAGCAAAATAGCAGGAGTCTGCCATGCATCTGTCTTCTACCTGCCTGTATAATTTCAAGGATATCATTAATCCTTCTCAGCATTCTCTGCCCAATTATTGGCGCCCCTAGGGTTGCGGGGTCAGGAGGGGCTGTActttcctactctccaagcagaggtcgagtcgcggagatatactagtagtcgaaaaaaatacagagccgcTCCTCGAGGAGACTcggcctctgcttggagagtagtactTTCCTACATGCATGCTTGGTTTGTCCTGGACAGTCAGTGTACAgggtagcctggagtccagccttgtttgctttagtccGTTCCCCAAGGTCGCTACTCGCCAACAAcggtagcgaccttcgggagcggagcgaactaaagcgaacaaggctggactccaggctatgtAGAGGGAGCATACATATGTCCTGTTCTATTGAGCGTAATCAGTCATTTTAATCCCAAGTAGCTGGACTGCATAGATGTAAGGTAAAGCATAATTGGCGGCGGGCACATTTGACGTAAAGGGTATTACCACTAATTGGTGCCTGATTCAAGCGTATGTAAGGCAAAGCCAGCCAGGGGAATTTAACGTAATATGTAGTTGCTGCCTTCTGAATTTAGCATAGATCTTTAATGGTACCCCCATACTGGGGTTTCCTGTGGTCATGCTGTGTCAGGTGAAAGGGTGAAGTGAACTATGACATCAACACAATTATGggcataacagttactgtaaactGAACAATGGTCACGATAATCACTAACACAAGTTTCTTCATAAATAGCAGACTATTTCTTGTGTTTATATACATCAAGTGTGTGTTGACTATCGTTATGGTTTAGATTCAGTTTGTCTTGTTTTTACCTTCCAGAGGTTTGTTCATCAGTATCCACGACAGAGGACATATAGCAGAGATGCTGTGCTCTTGGCCAGAACCGGATATCAAGGTAGGAAATGGAAACTTTTTGCTGTTTAGAACAATTGCTGCTTTCTTAGAGATATTGctaaaaaaaagcacattatAGATATGAATGGCTAAATGGACTTGCAGATAATAGTGGTGTTTATTCTGTCCATAGGCAGTAGTGGTCACTGATGGTGAGAGGATTCTGGGATTGGGAGACCTGGGGTGTTATGGGATGGGGATCCCGGTGGGAAAGCTGGCTCTGTACACCGCCTGCGCCGGGATCAAACCAGAACACTGCCTACCTGTCACTATAGATGTGGGCACTGACAATGAGGTAAGTCTGGCTATctgttgtttgaaatgttctaaaacatgtttttcaaCTAGACATGAAGCCAACCAATCAACGAACCAACCCGTCCTCAGGGTTATAGTAATGCAGTCAGCAACACCATCTGGCAGTTGAATAGCAAACTGCAAGTAGTTTGATGTAAAGATACCCAGTTCACTTCAGTGAAAAAGTGTAACCTGTTATCAATGGTGTCAATAATAAGTGAAAAAAAGAGTAAATAGGTTAGGAATTCCACAGTCATTGATGACTTCCATTGTCCTATGTCTATGATACATGACTGTTGACTGATTATTTCTGCCATCCTTCCACACCAGGAACTACTGAATGACCCCCTGTACATCGGACTGAGTCACAAGAGAGAGCGGTCGGAGCTGTATGATGAACTGATTGATGAATTCATGGACGCCATCACCAAAAAGTAAGTCATATGGAATATGGTAGTTGGAAACACTGAAACGAATCATGTATGTAAGTCTATCTCAGTTCAGAGGGTATTGAAGCTaccatagtctgtgtaacacaaactccagggctgtaactgaccCACCAgccggatgttgggcgggctgctataagtgagatctAATCAGGCTATAGCTTCCATTGTGGTCACATTTCACTGTCTTCATTCTCCTGACTGTTTCCCCAGGTACAGAATGTCCTGTCTGGTTCAGTTTGAAGACTTTGCCAACCACAACGCCTTCCGACTGCTGGCCAAGTACCGGGACAGATACTGCACATTCAATGATGACATACAAGGTACATGTGCACTACATGGTTATTATACTGATGATGTCATGACCAATTATGTGACTCGGATAAGGATTTAAAATTTGTGTGTTGCGCCAAATGGTGGTTTCATTGATTGACCAATTCAGATTCAGAGAGGAAAAAAGGTACTGATAGTCATCTTATCACATCTCAATGCAAAGATCAATAAATCAACATTGCTAGGAGTATTTGCATCATTACTTTCATATTACAGGTGCGATTGAATAGCTAAAAATGTTGAACAAAAAGTCAACGTCATTGGTTGAAAGTGGACTGTTGTCAACTGATTGAAGTATTGTTTGCTGATACAGGAACAGCATCAGTAGCCACAGCTGGGCTGCTGAGCTCACTCAGACTGACAGGGAAGAGGATGCAGGACAACAAGTTTCTGTTTGTGGGAGCTGGAGAGGTGAGAGAGAAGATGATGGAGGGGGTGATAATGCATGGTTTGAGTATATCTATGAGCAACATGTGAGTGTGAATGTGAGAATTCAAATGTGAGTGgttgtatgtagatagaactcagcaccaaggacaggtatgttcacCCATGtgcagatggtgttcagcaccaaggacaggtatgtttgtccATGTGtagatggttttcagcaccaaggacaggtatgttcacCCACGTGTAGATggttttcagaaccaaggacaggcatgtttacctgcactaacatgccCATGTTGCTTGTTGTTGTGCCCAGGCTGCCCTGGGTATCGCAGGTCTGATAGTCAGCGCCATGCAGGACGAGGGACTGTCTAAGGAGGAGGCATGTGAGCGGATCTGGCTCATGGACAAGGATGGACTAGTCTGTAAGGTGGGGAGGAAGCTGAGACATTGTCTCTTTGTTGATGATAGAAATGGGCAAGTCTGAACTTTTCCAGaactgaagaaaaacaaataatgcttctgaaaaaaaatcttagaaACAGGACCCTCCAACCTCCCATACATACTCCACAGGGTCGAGCTCAGGGAAAGGTGGATGGACCCAAGACTCCATACGCACATGAACACGAGTTTTTACCCAGTGTGGAAGCCTGTGTCAAGGAGCTGAAGCCATCTGCTATCATAGGTGAGACTTTCTGTGCTCAACTTCGTCATGTTTGTTGTTCTCAAACAGATTCAGATGGAATGTTTGTGTGGTTGCATGATCAGGGCTGTCcccagcttttaactttttttctgtcattttttgggGGTTTGCTCATGtagtaaatttgtcatttttaccTTACGAACATACTTTTTCAGCAATTTTTAAACATGACATTCAGATTTGGGGATGAAAGgctgaaatttttgtctgtcccaaccaGACAATATCCATCCAAGGACAGctcgggtcctggagacagccctgagtGTGATGTCCTTTtgtatgaagaaagtgttgctGAAAAGTTTCACAATTAAAGAAAACTTTATTTGTTTGCCATGCAGGTGTTGCTGGTGCTGGTCGCCTGTTCACAGAGTCAGTGGTGAGGATGATGGGACAGTTTAATGATCAACCAATCATCTTTGCCCTGAGCAACCCCACAAGCAGAGCGGAGTGTACAGCTGAACAAGCTTATGGCTGGACCGATGTGAGTCAAGTGTGATCTTTTAATGTAGTTCAGGGCTGTTTCAAGATAATGAAAAAAAGGATCCCCCCTTTAATATGGTTTTGAGGTCTAAAATATGGTTTTGAGGTCTCTGACCATTTCAGACAACAAACTTGTGTCAttaagcctctagccactgaagaagttgtATGCAACGAAACCAGTTTGGCAGGCTTCAAAAACTcgaactactagtatgtggcTTGAGATGTCTAACTAAGGGATGACTGCGGTGTGATAGttgtcggttagctgaggaatgagtccacacTGTACATTTCAGACAGCAATATTTACAGTTCACTTCATTACTCGTCAGTGAATAGTTTTGTTATTATTCTATCCATTCTGTCACCCAGGGCCGAGCCATCTTTGCCAGTGGAAGCCCCTTCAAGCCAGTAACACTACCCGATGGGCGCACCTTCACCCCAGGGCAGGGGAACAACGCTTACATCTTCCCCGGGGTGGCTCTGGCTGTTATCGCCTGCCGTGTGCGACACATCCCTGATGGGGTGTTTCTCTCAGCTGCTAAGGTAAGCTGGCTGTCAGGTCAGAAAAATCTGGAGATGACTTGATCTGTGGAGCTTTTCTGATAtaacaaaatacttttttttttttctacaatgaatttcataagactgttcttcttttttctttgcaataaagatcacctgattttttttattttccatgAGTATATAATGACTATTGACTAATCCCATGGACCTATTGAAACAACCAGTTACACAGTCCCAAACACATGC
This region includes:
- the LOC118422842 gene encoding NADP-dependent malic enzyme-like isoform X1, yielding MQRYCTVLVRRISTSAACRTEQKTKSFHQYPRGAALLQDSRYYKGMAFTLEERQHLGIHGLLPPSFLTQDLQAYRVRENYKRQHTDLDRYVFLTALQDRNEKLFYRVLQDDLEQFMPIVYTPTVGLACQKYGHIFRRPRGLFISIHDRGHIAEMLCSWPEPDIKAVVVTDGERILGLGDLGCYGMGIPVGKLALYTACAGIKPEHCLPVTIDVGTDNEELLNDPLYIGLSHKRERSELYDELIDEFMDAITKKYRMSCLVQFEDFANHNAFRLLAKYRDRYCTFNDDIQGTASVATAGLLSSLRLTGKRMQDNKFLFVGAGEAALGIAGLIVSAMQDEGLSKEEACERIWLMDKDGLVCKGRAQGKVDGPKTPYAHEHEFLPSVEACVKELKPSAIIGVAGAGRLFTESVVRMMGQFNDQPIIFALSNPTSRAECTAEQAYGWTDGRAIFASGSPFKPVTLPDGRTFTPGQGNNAYIFPGVALAVIACRVRHIPDGVFLSAAKALAAQVSDEDLAAGRLYPPLKDILKVSTKLATHVAEYVYRHGLAAFYPEPEDKEAFVKAQQYSTRYSTFLPDVYSWPKRAQEVSLQEVRPLWDDLDEKGH
- the LOC118422842 gene encoding NADP-dependent malic enzyme-like isoform X2, translating into MASRISQKGLMFFRASGHKILRDSRTNKGMAFTLEERQHLGIHGLLPPSFLTQDLQAYRVRENYKRQHTDLDRYVFLTALQDRNEKLFYRVLQDDLEQFMPIVYTPTVGLACQKYGHIFRRPRGLFISIHDRGHIAEMLCSWPEPDIKAVVVTDGERILGLGDLGCYGMGIPVGKLALYTACAGIKPEHCLPVTIDVGTDNEELLNDPLYIGLSHKRERSELYDELIDEFMDAITKKYRMSCLVQFEDFANHNAFRLLAKYRDRYCTFNDDIQGTASVATAGLLSSLRLTGKRMQDNKFLFVGAGEAALGIAGLIVSAMQDEGLSKEEACERIWLMDKDGLVCKGRAQGKVDGPKTPYAHEHEFLPSVEACVKELKPSAIIGVAGAGRLFTESVVRMMGQFNDQPIIFALSNPTSRAECTAEQAYGWTDGRAIFASGSPFKPVTLPDGRTFTPGQGNNAYIFPGVALAVIACRVRHIPDGVFLSAAKALAAQVSDEDLAAGRLYPPLKDILKVSTKLATHVAEYVYRHGLAAFYPEPEDKEAFVKAQQYSTRYSTFLPDVYSWPKRAQEVSLQEVRPLWDDLDEKGH